DNA from Colletotrichum higginsianum IMI 349063 chromosome 7 map unlocalized unitig_7, whole genome shotgun sequence:
CGACGCCGAATCCGTCACACCGGCGGCGTCCAATCGGTATGACCCTTGATGCAATGCGATTCCGTCAAATCCGTCAAGTGGTCTCTCAGAACTTCGGAAAGGGGATACAGTTGGACACCCTAGACTTGTTGAATTGTTACTCAGTCTTAGCTACAATAGACTGACGACTATAAGTCTGTGACACATTGTCTATTTACACCCCTTCATATTGGGCTCTGTCTAGTTGGCAGGCACCTATTCGTCCACTAATCCTTTGTCCATCAGCCAGTGCCACAATAGTCGGCGTACTGCTTCGAGCTCGAATTGGGGTTGCCCCACCACTATCGTCGAATTAGTCTCTTGAACTGAGGATAGGTCTGTGGAATTATTCACCGTAGGGAAGGGGACCTCCTTTCCTGAACcgccagcaacagcaaagGTCAGGATGAACATCATGACCTTGGCGCCAGCGTCGAGACCGCCGCCTACGATGTAGTTGTACTTTCCAAACCAGGCCGGGTGGCGCAGACGCATATACCATTGAGACCATAGTCCGGTCGCAACTTGAGACCAAATCACGGACGTCGTACCCGACGTCGTCTCAGAGGCGTTGTGGAATATCACGGGGGTGACGAGCTTGCGGACCTCCCAGCCGTAGATCGTCTTGTACTTGCGCGACACGAGCCAGAGGATGACGGGGATGGCGGCTCCAATGACGATAGAGAGCGGGATCCTGCCCTGAGGGTTAGGCATGTAGAATGAACAGACAGGCGATTTGTGACTTACCATCCATATCCGTCTTTCCCGAAGCCGTAAACATACTTGGCAAGAGACCAGGTCACGGCAGTAGTGTTCAGGGACTGAATCTTGCGTCCGCTCCACTGAGATCCCGTTAGCACCTATCTCTATGACACATCGAGATACCTCAACTAGAAGACTTACAACTTGGTTCCCGATGGGGTCGAGAAGAATCTCTCGCCGGTTGGCAACAATGGTGTCCATGATGACGTAGTTCAAAGCAGTTCCAAACAAACTTCCCCACGTCTGAAGAAGGAACATGGTCCTCCAAGGGATCTTGAGGTATTGGGCCATCTTGAGATCTGTTGACAAGAACACCGAAAGCACTGTGACCTCGTGACTAAACATGGAGAAGTAGAGATTTGCCACGGGCTTCCCAGGCTGGAGGACACCGCAAAGCATCTTGGATAGGTTGTTCGTCGCGACACTGGTGCCGAGCAACCCGTACAAGCAGAGCGAGAAAGGCGCAACAATGCATCCGAGGAGCTGGTCCCCCTGTTAGCAAAAGGAGACACCACGCATGGGAATCAGACTCACAATAGCGCAGACGTAAGCCCAGGCGTCGAGAGTGGTATTGCCCTTGATGACGGCACCTAGACCAGTGAAGAAACCAACAAGCAGAATAGCGATGTACCACCACATCGGGACATCTTTGTACTTCTCTTGCATGATCTTGTAGTGGGGGTCAGTCTCCTCTTTCTTCCAGGCCTGCTTCAGTGATCGTTTGATACTGTTTGAATCAGCACAACCCTCCGCCAGATATCTTGCCTCAGGTAAACTTACAGAGGTCCGTAGAACAGCGAGATGTGGGTTAGCAGGGCTCCAATTGctgccatcgccgccatgtTCGCCCATACGTTGGATGCCGTCAACCGAGGGAGGCCGTGGATCTCCAGCGCCTCGGGGTCCAAGATTGCGTTCTGGCCAAAGACGGCGGTCTGGTTGTACACCTTCCCCGTCTTGCCATCAAACATGGCCGTCGACATGAACGGGAACTTTTTGGCGCCCCAGGCCCCGCCGTAGTAGAGGCTGAAGCACATGATGTAGGAGAGCACGATGCCCACCCACGAATTGGCCTGCTGCAGAAGCGGGAGGGACATATACCGGGATGTGATGTACTGCCAGTCGAGAGAGAAGTTGAGGATGCCCTGGCCCTCGTTGGAGGAGATGCCGCCAAAGATTGTCATGAGGACCTTTCGGGTCGGCGGTGCTGCCTTCATGGAAGCGAGGCAGGGGATCGAGATGCCGTTGAGCCAAGGCCAGATGTACGACGCGATGGGTTCCCAGATGAACATGCCGATGGAAGTGAAGCCGAACATGCGAAGTCTGTCCTTGTTGTTCCCTTCAGGCTCGCGGTGAAGAGTCTGGTAGATCGAGATCATGGGAAGACATTGCCACCATACCATTTCGCTCGCTGTTGCGTGTCAGGTTCGTCCGAAAGCTTGATTATGAGTCGCACTCACGATGAACGAGGATAGATCTCAAAATGCCTACGAGACCATAACCGAAGATTGAGGCAGAAAAGACGGTAAGAATGGCAGTAGCGGCGTCAGTGTTTCGGTTGTAGAAGCTAGCCATTATCTTGTCAGTGTCGCCTTGTAACACCATCGACAATAGGCACTCACAGCCGTTCTGCGCCAAAGACCTGAACGATGGCAGCGCCGTTGCCACTTGAAGTCGACAGGAtcgaggcgacggcgtgctcCTTCAAGCCGAAGTGACCGGGGTTGATAAAGTGAACCACGGGCCCGAGCCATTTCGCTTGCGATGGGAGGTATTGCTCGAcgtgatggcggcgggggagCACGACGGACCATGTGACGCCAATTACATAGGCCATCAAGCAGAGAAAGCTGTTCTGTCAGCCTTCACTGTCTGTTAAGTTGGGGTGGGTAATGGACAATGTAACTTACACGGAGGCAAAAGAGACGTCTACAGGCTTGTAGAAGTAACTGGGGCTGATGTCAATAAAAGTCATGCTTGTGAAGAGAGCCCAGGGACAAACATTTGGTTGATGCAAGCCGCCAGTGCGGTGAGACCTTCCCAAGGTTAGCTGCAAGAAAAAGCCGGCCGGGGCCTCAAGGCGTATGTTTACCAGAGCCGATGATGAAAGATCTAAACGTGCAGGAggcgtcgccatcgtcctgGGTGCTGACAACGTATCTTGCAACGTCGTTGCCTATGCTTGACGGATCAGCCAAACTGAAGCCAGTTGGTTAGAGTTATAAAGCCATTGTTGGGTTACCGTCTCTAATCACCACAGCCCCGTTCACAAGCTGCCTCTCGTCTTCGGATTCGTTTCGCTCGGGGTCGTTCGTCTTCAGTCCGTCGTCCGACTTGTCATCCTCCAAGACCCGAGGCCTGTCGAGCTTCGAAGCATCAACGCCCCgaccggtggcggcgacggacgaGGGGGCGTCATCATCTACGGCGGATGTAGAGACGACCGATGCCTTTGTGTTCGCCATCTTGTTTTCGAGACTCGGATCAAGTGGCGAGAGGTTCTGTCCGAAACCAGAATATCCGCAGGGCAATGGCAAAGTTTCCGTTTCCCCCGGGCCCTTCCTTATATTTCCCATGCATGTTTATGTGCAGGTGCTCCGAGTCCGCAATTCTCTCTTATCACGTCAACCGCTGTTGTGTTAAACCCGCGGAGGCCCATAACTTTAATGCAGCCAAGACTGCACTACCGATAAGAGCATGGGATAGCTCACATGGCGGTTCACCTCTGTTCGCGGCGGCTAGCCCAACTTCGTATTATTACTTACGTGATATCGGGCTGGCCCCGACTGGGAGTCGAGGCGCTGGCCACTTGATTGGGGGCCACACTCGCTTTCGCTTGCAGATTCTGAATGACGCGAGATTTGCCCGGCCAGTCGCCATCTTTTCTTGGCCCACCGAAGCGGACCCGGTCCCGACATCTCGGTATGAACATGTCCGTGGTGACATGCCAAGACATTCTCAAAAACTTATCGAGGATTGAGATAGAGTGAAAAAGTGCGGGGATGAAGAGAGCTTTGCCTAGCCAAGAGTACCCTGGAGGTCAAGCCGATGAAATGGAGGGCTAGGACGCTTCGCCAACAGCACAGAGACATTGCGATGCAGATACTGGTTTAGTGCAACACTTGGCAAAACCAGCTCGTCACAGTCGGTGAAAACATCAAGGCTATTCAATTGGTATAACTGCTCTTTCAGATGTTTGTTTTGCCGGTTGACAAAAGCCCATCGCTTTCCACAAGGAACAGGCCGGGAGTATTAGACATCTGCCCCGCAATCACGGTAACCTCACAACTCCGTGACCCGATATCGGTTCAAGGACTCGGCTCCCTTTTTTCCTGATATGAGGCAAGGATACGCATCCACTCGCGGTACCGTTCATGGCAGTGGCATAGAATTCCGAGCCAATGGACCCAACCCTTTATGTTGATGACCGGCTGGAGAAACCCCACGTCCTCTAGGGCTTCTTGTTATGTCCGGCAGGCCCAGTGCTCCAAGATGGCCCAAGTCGATGTGTAATAAAACTCGGAGTCGGTTGCAGACACGCAACTGAAGTTCCCGTTGGATTATCACTAACGTAAAGTGACGTTCTAGTAGACAACTTCATAGCAGAGTGTAAGAGACGAATCCGTACCTGCACCAATTGCGTCTCCTATTTCTCATTTTTAACAACAAGAGGTTGGGATACATCGAGACAATGGCCCCACCACAAGAAATTGAAAGGAGATGGCAACGATAGAATCCACTGACACTACATTGGTCCTGGGAGTGGTGGCATTAGGTGGAATCGGTCTGAGATTTCAGAGTATGGATTGCAGATTCAACTGTGATGCCAACCTGCAGCTCGGCGCAGACCAAGTCCTTGACCTACCTGTCAGTCGTCGCCTCCGGCTGGGATAAGACTGCCTTGATCTTGCCGTTTGGATCTTCTAATTCTTCTCATTCCAAGAACTCATGGCCATCGTCAACTGGTGATCACGAGCTGTCCGCCCACACAAAAGACATCCGCTGCGGCGCGGCCCGTAATGGCGCCACCTATCATGGTAAGGGCTCCGCATGTATCTTCCGAGTCTGGTACCTCGGCCCAAGGGCCCGAAGGAGAGGTCATTGGCGCATCACCAAATGCCGTAGGCTCTTCCAGTCTTCTATCAGGGGCTTATTGATAGATCCATCTAGGTTGAGGAAATGGTTGCTGGCGTCGAGACACGACCTGATAGGAagaaggcgatggcgatgatgtcggcTCCGCTCTGGCAGACGATGGGTGAGAGGCCCAGATGCAGTCTCGCTTTGATGGCAATGGTGACTAAACCTGGTTTGCAAAGGTCGAACTCCACTGCGTCTATCACCTCCAGCTTTCTGCAATACCGCATCATCCTTTGAGAGGTCTCAAGGTTCATAGCGAGCTTCATGACACTAAATCATGAGCCATTACGCAGAAGTTGAGACTGACTAGGCTCTATAAGCTaccagcaacagcaaagATCTGAAAAAAGCAGCCCAATGCTACAGCCAGCAATCCGCGATGAGATTTTCTGTCAATAGAATGTTGAGGCTAGGTACTCCGACTCTAGGCACCTAATGAGTCACTAAAGGGAATGAGATAAGGGGCTATGGTGTCGACGGTGCCGGTAGGAAATTGTGGTGGTTGGGAAACGGGCTCGGAAGTAAAACAATTAAGCATCGGAGGACTGAAACCTCAACAGTAGATGCATAGGTACTTGATCCGAGTTTCCGTCCCGTTTTCGCCTCGATTGTTGGCCGCCAGCATGTAACCCTCAGAATGTCGTAAGCTGAAAACTTGCGTAGAAGGAGTTTGTCAGTTTTGTCGGACATGTTACATAGTTTGGTCGGACATGTTACATACTTTCCCCGTCGTCAAAGCTCAACAATAAAAACCAAGTCGAATTAGCGCTCTGAACTCCCTAGATCTCGGCAGCCGTTACGTAAGGACCACACCGCCGCCAGTCAGTAAGGCAGCCTCTTAGCACGTGTGTTGGCCAACTGACCCCAGATATGTCCTCATAAAGATGAAGTAGGTTATCAATTTCTCGGCTTGTTTATGTAACAAGTCCATGATTGAGTGTAGTGGAGTGCTAAGGACTACGTTAATTTCGTGATCGGCTAGAGAGCTGAGTAGGCGGGATTTGATGGACAACAGTACACGTAATTAAAAGCCGAAAGAGTCTCGGCTTAGCGGGTTAGATTACTCAACCCTTGCTTTGCGATTCGGTCAGAGTGTACTCCTCAGTCAAGTGGTTGTTCTCAGCTGGTAAATTCCTCTGTTATAACAGCCAGTTGAGAAAGGGGAGTTGAACGTTGGTCCAAACGTATTCATATTCCCATCCGACTCTTTCAAATAAAAAAACTCATATTCAAGACTTGCAATGCCTGCCACAGAGCTCACAGACACTTCGGCAATCGAAGAAGCCATTGCATCCATCGACCCTGACAAGCCTGTCTATATGCTTAATCTTCTCAAATTTCGGCCCGTCGCAGTCTACGATCCTTCTACTTCGGCCGAaatcctctctctcccttcctGCAGCGGCCAAGAGGCATGGCAACAACGCTATGTACCTGCCTTTTTTGCGCTTCCGACGATGAGCAGCAGTCGAGTCCCATTTGCAGGCAAGATGGTGGGCAAGGTGTTAGGGCTAGAGGAGGATCAGTGGGATGAAGTGGACCTTGTGAAGTATGAGAGCATCAGGGTGTTCAGAGACACAATCATGAGCGAGGAGTATGCGCGATTGGTAGTTCCGCACCGAGTTGCTGCCCTTGCTGATGCGCGATTATTCGCTCTGGAGTTCATGGGTTCTATTTAAGGACTGAACGCATGGCTATTTGAGGTATGGTTTTTTGTCTGTTACGTGCCAGCTTGAAGTGCGTCAATCCTGACTAACAGTTGTACCTTGTTGTAGAATTGGTTAAACTGTGCCTGTTTAAAAATCTTGGTTTACAAACTTGTTATCTTTAAGTAGATAGGCAGCAAATCCCAAACTAGCTGATGCCTTGTGTGAGAGCAGCGACTTTTAACTGCCAGCAGGTGCAGATCTACATGTCTATGGAGTACATAGCATTACACAAAGTCAACTTCCCCCAAGCAAGGTTCAACTGTAAAGATACACACTTGATTTCACCTGCCTCTTGCTTATGATTTGCCTTTGCCTTTTGTTTTACTTGTTACACCTGCTTCCCTACACGCTTGAGACGTGTAGGTCAGCGACCCAGCTGGCCCTTCAGCCTTGCGTCACAAGAAGTCACTGACTTGAGCCATGCCTTTCAGCTCTTCTGACGCGCAATCCAGCCTGTCAGACCGCAACGCTTAGGAGCATTACGTTTACACGCTATATGACATTGATGGCAAGGGTAAGAAGCAGCAACTTTCTTTGTGTAGGCATCAGCGTCTCACCACGATCTAGGTAAACTGATGCAGCGAGAAACAGCTAACTAATTCACATTGTTATGGGCGCATTGTGGGGTTTGTACTATGTCTTTTCTTGACTGTGGCTAATCATCACATATGTAGTAACCCAAGAAATTCGTTTGGTTTTCGAGACCACACAAAGTCTTACTCAAAGCGAGATCCTTGACTCGGAGCGGGCGTTGTTGCAAGAGCAAGACTTCAGTCTTTGGTTTGCCGACCACGTTCTCCTACTGGTTGAGTAGCAGTGAAAGGCAAGCCTCCGTTGTAAGCACGACGCACACAGTATCGCTCGACGGACCCGAATCCGAAATAAAAAAACTGTTAGTATCGGTAAGTAATCCAAGAGACGGTCGATCAAACACTTCCTGTCTGGAATGAAACCTGCCGAATTCCCCTTAGGTCGCCGTCAAAGCCAGTAGGACTGCAAGTCAACGCCTGCCGCTAATGACAGGTTCTTTACAGACCCCCAGTCGGATCGACTATGGACCCGTGTCATTCATACGAGTGTATCTGACTCATGACCGGGGCACTCTCCCCTGAGCATACAGGTAGACCCAGGAACCAATCTTTTGCAAGCCGTTTACCCGTTATGACTCGCCGGATCACCAGATCGCATATAAATGCACCATTCTCTAATAGATCGCATTTCACATCGTCCAGTCTTCATCGCCATAGCCCTTCATTCAACCGTCTGCCCGGATCCTACTACTCTTTCCTTCTTACTACAGCTAGGTTAGTCCTCCCCAATGATTCACATGCTAGTAAAACAGTCAATAGAACATTTTACTAATCTAGTGCAATAGCTTGTTGTCCAGTTTTATTTCATCATTTCATCATGATCTTTACCAACCTCTTGTTCTTTTCAACTCTTGCTTCGGCAGTTGCAGTCCTGCCTGCAGGCCTTGCTGGAACCAGCTCTCTCGGCACACTTGAAACGCGACAATTCAAAGACGTTGGGTTATGCGGAGATGTCCAACACTGTATCGGCTGCTGCCAAGAAGGTGTATGCTGTACCGAGGCCAGTTGCGGATGCAGGTAGTAGCTCTCAGGCTGGATTTTGAGACAGGCCAAACAAGCTCTTTTAAGCAAAAGATAATAAAATAACATTGTCTGATGTCAAAGCATAATCTGCATGTTGTCTTGTTGCCTGTTGCTGTCGATGTTTCTACTCTATTTAGAACCCTGAACCCCTACGAGGCTTGCCTGACAGATCTCTGTGACCACAGGGGAGAGGATGCCAACTAAATGATCTCGAGACTTGATATCCCTCTTGTTAGTTATCGAGGCTGGAGACAGCGGCTGATGAATCCTATTTTCAACCACCTCCAAAGTGCCCTTTATGCGTGTTATAACCTCTACTTCAACAGCTACTTTGCTTTTGCCTTTTGCTTCACTTGTGATTTGCTTCCCTCCTACACGCTTGAGACGTGTGGGTCAGTAGCCCAGCGTCATAAAAAGTGACCGTAAGTCATGTCTTTCAGCTCTGTTGACGCGCAACTCAGCCTGTCTGACTGCAAGGGCTGCCAGGAGGGTTGTTTTTCGTCAGGCGTTATATCTAACTAATAATAGATGATGTTATCAAAGCCAAGTCTTGTGTTTGTTAAGGGGgtttttctcctcctccctgcCTGTCTCTTGTGCTAGCCTAGCTATCAACCCAGCTTGGGTTACACCCTTTTGACGAAGAACAACATGCTGCAATGGCCCAGGGACAAGCACTAGATCTTTCCCGTGACGATGCGCCAGGATCTGCGTTCGAGGGAAACGCACGGGTACATGATGGTCAATTATGTC
Protein-coding regions in this window:
- a CDS encoding Oligopeptide transporter 8 — protein: MANTKASVVSTSAVDDDAPSSVAATGRGVDASKLDRPRVLEDDKSDDGLKTNDPERNESEDERQLVNGAVVIRDGNDVARYVVSTQDDGDASCTFRSFIIGSGLTALAACINQIPSYFYKPVDVSFASVFLCLMAYVIGVTWSVVLPRRHHVEQYLPSQAKWLGPVVHFINPGHFGLKEHAVASILSTSSGNGAAIVQVFGAERLFYNRNTDAATAILTVFSASIFGYGLVGILRSILVHPSEMVWWQCLPMISIYQTLHREPEGNNKDRLRMFGFTSIGMFIWEPIASYIWPWLNGISIPCLASMKAAPPTRKVLMTIFGGISSNEGQGILNFSLDWQYITSRYMSLPLLQQANSWVGIVLSYIMCFSLYYGGAWGAKKFPFMSTAMFDGKTGKVYNQTAVFGQNAILDPEALEIHGLPRLTASNVWANMAAMAAIGALLTHISLFYGPLIKRSLKQAWKKEETDPHYKIMQEKYKDVPMWWYIAILLVGFFTGLGAVIKGNTTLDAWAYVCAIGDQLLGCIVAPFSLCLYGLLGTSVATNNLSKMLCGVLQPGKPVANLYFSMFSHEVTVLSVFLSTDLKMAQYLKIPWRTMFLLQTWGSLFGTALNYVIMDTIVANRREILLDPIGNQVWSGRKIQSLNTTAVTWSLAKYVYGFGKDGYGWIPLSIVIGAAIPVILWLVSRKYKTIYGWEVRKLVTPVIFHNASETTSGTTSVIWSQVATGLWSQWYMRLRHPAWFGKYNYIVGGGLDAGAKVMMFILTFAVAGGSGKEVPFPTWWGNPNSSSKQYADYCGTG